In one window of Desulfonatronum thioautotrophicum DNA:
- a CDS encoding ParE family toxin-like protein, which translates to MISRANKKFWKCFQALDNEIQAKSKEAYAVFLNDPWHPGLHFKRVHSALPIYSVRITKNYRAVGILSGEVIIWFWIGSHSDYEILLKKI; encoded by the coding sequence GTGATCTCTCGAGCCAATAAAAAATTTTGGAAATGCTTTCAGGCTTTGGACAACGAGATTCAAGCCAAATCCAAGGAAGCTTATGCCGTATTTCTGAATGATCCTTGGCATCCAGGTTTACATTTCAAGAGAGTCCATTCAGCGCTACCGATATATTCGGTGCGTATTACCAAAAACTACAGGGCAGTAGGCATTTTAAGCGGTGAAGTGATCATCTGGTTTTGGATAGGCAGTCATTCAGACTATGAAATATTGTTGAAGAAAATTTGA
- a CDS encoding site-specific DNA-methyltransferase, giving the protein MEEREALLTQLATVPALAEMVATYREQCLEKTPLSSDGLDRVEAMNRLYQFFSLHYQEGDFIVERRYGPEGSRYVQSRGDDTEFRWATEGMYYIKSGDIFTDYPVQLGGWTIIFSVEPETLLKTRAQLKPSDKAHYELDCVQADQSRQVRVVLKYLKGAQTDKQKNGIVEAIQDATRGDATDIKRWLNRYIARNQSDFFIHAGLKKQMAADLDIFIATTVLDVRQLLAGGDVAARMVTVGRVVRTVGERIIAFLASLEDFQKSLWEKVKLVFATRYVITLDRIEKHASDWLDRNVYRIIAAQREEWRDLGLGEYGDADACRRQPQVRSGGKRSRSGQLALDIQTPKHAEPFLPLPIDTANFDEDFKWSLLDAVTASVGLDEALDGTAVHSDNWQALNTFQTKYHQQVKCIYIDPPYNTKSSCIPYKNGYRHASFAAMMENRLERMRWLTPMDGAIFVSIDKTERTLVEQVMNGVFGQNNRVEELIWAMNTNNSQAPNYSTNHEYVLVYARHRPTVEQDRNMFREPKPGYEEVMALVEELNPGFPPIREVEAALRGLYEQHKIAYREDVESQGLDWEDEKDNDPWRGLFNYKFAEYRDAEGKLVTENEARAVQAKIWIWQEGDMSMPASKQSDTTAMPEHPNWRYYSPTHPVTNKPCPQPKSGWKFPLKNGSDDTDRRCFQSLDEDHRIAWGKDEKKLPRLKRMLHEVSNNVGKSVFRDYSDGEKQTSALFSKSGVFLAPKHSSFVSRFILQGSGEKDMILDCFGGSGSTAHAVMDVNRLEKSRRKFLTVEVNRYFETLIVPRLKKVAAATAWGSGQAKAVDGPGLFMRIQSLEQYEDTLENLDVPPDPRLERFPLLPDPAFTLRYRLDRASKKVYCGVERFLTPFGYRLKRAVTAGPAEPRDVDLVESLVYLLGLDVDRMYREEQGAVILGRDLLGIPTALFFRDCRSPDSQAWLQNKLQDHPAERLLTNDPAALSFDGCERFEAIEAIFAQQFRPN; this is encoded by the coding sequence GCTGAAATGGTTGCGACGTACCGGGAACAGTGCCTTGAAAAGACTCCCCTTTCTTCCGATGGTCTGGACCGCGTTGAGGCCATGAACCGGCTTTACCAGTTTTTTTCCCTGCACTATCAGGAAGGCGACTTCATCGTCGAGCGTCGGTACGGGCCGGAGGGCAGCCGGTATGTGCAATCACGGGGCGACGACACGGAGTTTCGCTGGGCCACGGAGGGCATGTACTACATAAAATCCGGTGATATTTTCACGGATTACCCGGTACAACTCGGTGGCTGGACAATTATTTTTTCCGTGGAGCCGGAAACGCTGCTGAAGACCCGCGCCCAACTCAAACCCAGCGACAAGGCCCACTACGAACTGGATTGCGTACAGGCGGATCAATCCCGCCAGGTTCGCGTTGTTCTGAAATATCTCAAGGGAGCGCAGACGGACAAACAAAAAAATGGCATTGTGGAGGCAATTCAGGACGCCACTCGTGGCGACGCGACAGACATCAAACGTTGGCTGAACCGCTACATTGCCCGGAACCAGAGTGATTTTTTCATCCATGCCGGCCTGAAAAAGCAGATGGCCGCGGATTTGGACATCTTCATCGCCACAACGGTGCTGGATGTCCGACAGCTTCTTGCGGGAGGGGATGTTGCCGCACGCATGGTCACGGTGGGCCGGGTCGTGCGGACGGTGGGCGAGCGGATCATTGCCTTTCTGGCTTCGCTGGAAGATTTCCAAAAATCGCTCTGGGAGAAAGTCAAACTGGTCTTTGCCACCCGGTATGTGATCACCCTGGATCGCATTGAAAAACATGCATCGGACTGGCTGGACCGCAACGTGTACCGGATCATTGCGGCGCAACGCGAAGAATGGAGGGACTTGGGCCTTGGAGAATATGGTGATGCCGACGCATGCCGTCGTCAGCCCCAGGTCAGGTCTGGCGGGAAGCGCTCCAGGTCGGGCCAGCTTGCCCTGGACATCCAGACGCCGAAGCATGCGGAGCCGTTCCTGCCATTGCCCATTGATACGGCCAATTTCGACGAAGACTTCAAGTGGTCTTTGCTGGATGCCGTGACCGCGTCGGTCGGCCTGGACGAGGCCTTGGACGGAACGGCAGTGCACTCGGACAACTGGCAGGCCTTGAACACCTTTCAGACAAAGTATCATCAGCAGGTCAAGTGCATCTATATTGATCCGCCCTACAACACCAAAAGCAGCTGCATTCCCTATAAAAACGGCTACCGCCACGCCTCCTTCGCCGCGATGATGGAAAACCGGCTGGAAAGGATGCGCTGGTTGACGCCCATGGACGGAGCGATTTTCGTCAGTATCGACAAGACCGAGCGAACCCTGGTCGAACAGGTCATGAACGGGGTGTTTGGCCAGAATAACCGGGTGGAAGAATTGATCTGGGCCATGAACACCAACAACAGCCAGGCGCCGAACTACTCCACCAACCACGAATACGTGCTGGTCTATGCCCGGCATCGCCCCACCGTGGAGCAGGACAGAAACATGTTCCGCGAGCCGAAACCCGGCTATGAAGAGGTCATGGCCCTGGTAGAGGAACTGAATCCGGGCTTTCCGCCCATCCGGGAAGTTGAAGCCGCGTTGCGGGGACTCTACGAACAGCACAAGATTGCCTACCGCGAGGATGTGGAATCCCAGGGTCTGGACTGGGAGGATGAGAAGGACAACGACCCCTGGCGTGGCCTTTTCAACTACAAATTCGCGGAATACCGGGATGCCGAGGGCAAGCTGGTCACGGAAAACGAGGCCCGGGCCGTGCAGGCCAAGATTTGGATCTGGCAAGAGGGCGATATGTCAATGCCTGCGTCTAAGCAGTCGGACACTACCGCAATGCCAGAGCATCCTAACTGGAGATATTATTCACCAACACACCCAGTGACCAATAAGCCTTGCCCTCAACCAAAAAGTGGCTGGAAATTTCCTTTGAAGAATGGATCTGATGATACTGATCGCCGATGTTTTCAAAGCCTGGATGAGGATCATCGGATTGCTTGGGGCAAGGATGAGAAGAAGTTGCCCCGCCTCAAGCGAATGCTGCATGAAGTCTCCAACAATGTCGGCAAAAGCGTCTTCCGTGACTATTCCGACGGAGAAAAACAAACATCGGCGTTGTTTAGCAAGTCCGGCGTGTTTCTCGCGCCCAAGCACTCCAGCTTCGTGTCCCGGTTCATTCTCCAGGGCTCCGGGGAGAAGGACATGATTCTGGACTGTTTTGGCGGCTCCGGGAGTACGGCCCATGCCGTGATGGACGTTAATCGCCTGGAAAAGAGCCGTCGCAAGTTCCTCACGGTGGAAGTGAACCGGTATTTTGAAACATTGATCGTACCGCGGTTGAAAAAGGTTGCGGCCGCCACGGCCTGGGGTTCAGGGCAGGCCAAGGCCGTGGACGGACCTGGTCTGTTCATGCGGATCCAGTCCCTGGAGCAGTACGAGGATACCCTTGAAAATCTGGATGTTCCGCCGGATCCCCGTCTGGAACGCTTTCCGCTGCTGCCTGATCCGGCCTTTACGTTGCGCTATCGTCTGGATCGTGCGAGTAAAAAGGTCTATTGCGGCGTGGAACGCTTTCTGACTCCCTTCGGGTATCGTCTCAAGCGGGCCGTGACCGCGGGGCCGGCTGAACCCCGGGATGTGGACCTTGTGGAGAGCCTGGTTTACCTGCTGGGGTTGGATGTGGATCGCATGTACCGTGAAGAACAGGGTGCCGTGATTCTGGGCCGGGATCTCCTGGGGATCCCGACAGCCTTGTTTTTTCGCGACTGCCGAAGTCCGGACTCCCAGGCATGGCTCCAAAACAAGCTCCAAGACCATCCCGCGGAACGACTACTGACCAACGATCCCGCAGCGCTCAGCTTTGACGGCTGTGAACGGTTCGAGGCGATTGAGGCGATATTTGCCCAGCAATTTCGGCCAAACTGA